A region of Plasmodium falciparum 3D7 genome assembly, chromosome: 12 DNA encodes the following proteins:
- a CDS encoding gametocyte erythrocyte cytosolic protein, whose protein sequence is MLLKTSLKNICFLLCVVAFVYNNVGRKRVLSFNINNVYSRILSDLEERESESYNNNSNLKYNDSEFKYSFGYYNDDTSGMSTFNGKDIISYLEEKNDNVLDDYNEDDNSPDMDTDDPVESYYDLLNVDKYGDLSELKNNFYNLSLKYYPKMKNGKLLELNKKFEELSEAYQILSYKIRKEIYDNEGISGIEKMNIIHPLLYFNGIFIFDMMYQYIGTTEIGYIIKIFLENNISSENIPSFREEMNENIMEYQIKREEELTELLKKRLDLHMDNDEQWKNVMENEINLLSNKSFSNFILESIGWTYQNVANIYLEEIENVGKIYRGIYMFQANERINKNEEMFDNSRNHIHSLINSFYPYNEQINPFLKRAQYNRTNVECITSNRENKMNSEYDALYNENVNNISDKVKYNLLNDLLISILYINVYDIEETVRNIAEVVLRDNDVNVNTRSKRAHRMRLLGSMILQKINV, encoded by the exons atgCTTTTAAAAACAagcttaaaaaatatatgttttttgtTGTGTGTAGTTGCTtttgtatat AATAATGTAGGAAGAAAACGTGTGTTATCGttcaatattaataatgtgtATTCAAGAATTTTGTCCGATTTAGAAGAAAGGGAATCTGAgtcttataataataatagtaatttGAAATACAACGATAGTGAATTTAAATATAGTTTTGGTTATTATAATGACGATACTAGCGGAATGAGTACTTTTAATGGGAAAGATATTATTAGTTatttagaagaaaaaaatgataatgttcttgatgattataatgaagatgataatTCACCTGACATGGATACTGATGATCCTGTAGAGAGTTATTATGATTTATTGAATGTTGATAAATATGGAGATTTGAGTGAACTCaaaaacaatttttataatttatctttGAAATACTATCCGAAGATGAAAAATGGAAAGTTGTTGGAGttgaataaaaaatttgaagAGTTAAGTGAAGCATATCAAATATTAAGttataaaattagaaaagaaatatatgataatgaaGGAATAAGTGgaatagaaaaaatgaatataatacatcCTCTTCTATATTTCAATGGAATCTTTATTTTTGATATGATGTATCAATATATTGGAACCACTGAAATTGGATATATTATCAAGAtatttttagaaaataatatttcttctgAAAATATACCATCTTTTCGTGAAGAAATGAACGAAAATATAATGGAATATCAGATAAAACGGGAAGAAGAATTGActgaattattaaaaaaaagattagACTTACATATGGATAATGATGAACAATGGAAAAATGTAATggaaaatgaaattaatttattatcgAATAAATCATTCTCTAATTTCATTTTAGAATCTATTGGATGGACGTATCAAAATGTagctaatatatatttagaagAAATTGAAAATGTGGGGAAAATATATCgtggtatatatatgtttcaaGCGAATGAGAGAATAAATAAGAATGAAGAAATGTTTGACAATAGCAGAAATCATATTCATTCTTTAATAAATAGTTTCTATCCTTATAATGAACAAATTAatccatttttaaaaagagcACAATATAATAGAACCAATGTAGAATGTATAACAAGCAATagggaaaataaaatgaattctGAATATGATgctttatataatgaaaatgttaataatatatctgataaagtaaaatataatttattaaacgATTTGTTAAtaagtattttatatataaatgtgtacGATATCGAAGAAACTGTTAGAAATATTGCCGAAGTTGTTTTAAGAGATAATGACGTGAATGTAAATACCCGTTCAAAACGAGCACATAGAATGAGACTTTTAGGAAGTATGATACTCCAAAAGATCAATGTttag